The following coding sequences lie in one Aspergillus puulaauensis MK2 DNA, chromosome 3, nearly complete sequence genomic window:
- the nop9 gene encoding RNA-binding RNA processing protein NOP9 (BUSCO:EOG09261BPJ;~COG:J;~EggNog:ENOG410QDBB;~InterPro:IPR001313,IPR016024,IPR011989,IPR040000;~PFAM:PF00806;~go_function: GO:0003723 - RNA binding [Evidence IEA]) produces MPRENQKRGRRATDKVKKEETKRKRDEAPEDSTAKRLKPSADEAITVGADYIPLDTEESNQNENQDEAPAQDDMPFYGLLDSEEQEYFSRANEMLELNQFQDAEERRLFVDSVFREARGKELKIACSQSCSRLMEKLISVSDVSQLRRLFSKFIGHFLTLVQHRFASHCCERLFISAAPGVSQKISKSKPRKDDNDREEEDDEPEPELSLAEMFMQVVEELQGNWGYLLTERFASHTIRVLLLVLAGEPIDVSSNDSVVASRKKERLGVVGGETQEANPVAEKTSVPESFETTLKKVMQDMVSVLDDTYLRALATHPVGNPVLQVLVKLELSHFGKSSAKQSNSIIKRLIPDENFEEDSESARFIRGLLYDPVGSRLLETMVRWMPGKLFKSLYKNYLREQMSSLARNQTAGYVVLRVLERLGKDDLQAVVEQIAPKIPGLIERSRTIVPKVLIERCLARGVDTKPLAKALGDSYDSDPTRRIEQMLRLETATADNGKPDSADNGPVSDLNPSTKAAEKLHGSLLAQTILTAPGALSELVFSSLLALSPEVLLSICKDPTASRVVQQALTSPASTPQFRRQFITRFTGHLNELALDSSGSHVVDALWPATKDIYFVKERMAQELATNELALRDSFVGRAVWRNWAMDLYKRRRGEWAAKAKGRDTSSNDSGEKPKSRIEMARARFAKQNEPSTGANAVAAKQ; encoded by the coding sequence ATGCCGCGTGAAAACCAAAAACGCGGTCGCAGAGCGACCGATAAGgtgaaaaaggaagaaaccAAGCGAAAGCGTGACGAGGCGCCTGAAGATTCGACAGCGAAGCGATTAAAGCCTTCAGCGGACGAGGCCATCACCGTCGGCGCAGACTACATACCCCTCGATACCGAAGAGAGCAACCAGAATGAAAACCAGGATGAGGCGCCTGCGCAGGATGACATGCCGTTCTATGGTCTTCTTGATTCCGAGGAGCAGGAATACTTCAGCAGAGCGAATGAGATGTTGGAACTGAACCAGTTCCAGGATGCCGAGGAGCGAAGGCTGTTCGTGGACAGTGTGTTTCGGGAAGCTAGGGGGAAAGAATTGAAGATCGCCTGTAGTCAGTCGTGTTCGCGGCTTATGGAGAAGCTGATATCGGTGTCGGATGTTTCCCAGCTTCGGAGGCTGTTCAGCAAATTTATCGGCCACTTCTTGACGCTCGTGCAGCATCGATTCGCGAGTCATTGTTGCGAGAGGCTGTTTATTAGCGCCGCTCCCGGGGTGTCACAAAAGATCTCGAAATCGAAGCCCAGAAAGGATGACAATGAtagagaggaggaggacgacgagcCCGAACCAGAGTTGTCGCTAGCGGAGATGTTTATgcaggttgttgaggagTTACAGGGGAATTGGGGATACTTGTTGACGGAACGGTTCGCATCGCATACGATCAGAGTTCTGCTCCTCGTGCTTGCCGGAGAGCCCATCGATGTGTCTTCGAACGATTCGGTTGTGGCCAGtcggaagaaggaaagatTGGGAGTTGTCGGCGGGGAAACTCAAGAAGCCAACCCCGTGGCGGAGAAAACGAGTGTTCCAGAGTCGTTTGAGACAACGTTGAAAAAGGTCATGCAGGACATGGTCTCGGTACTTGACGACACCTATCTACGGGCGCTTGCAACTCATCCTGTTGGCAATCCAGTTCTGCAGGTGCTGGTCAAACTGGAGCTCTCTCACTTCGGAAAATCAAGCGCCAAGCAATCCAATTCAATCATAAAAAGGTTGATTCCAGATGAGAACTTCGAAGAGGACTCTGAGAGTGCAAGATTCATTCGAGGTCTGCTTTACGACCCTGTGGGTTCACGCCTCCTCGAGACGATGGTGCGGTGGATGCCAGGGAAATTGTTCAAGTCGCTCTACAAGAACTACCTCCGCGAGCAGATGAGCTCGCTTGCGCGCAACCAAACTGCCGGCTACGTCGTACTCCGAGTGCTCGAACGACTAGGGAAGGACGATTTACAGGCTGTCGTAGAGCAGATCGCGCCAAAAATCCCCGGCCTCATCGAACGATCGCGGACTATTGTGCCAAAGGTGCTGATTGAAAGGTGCCTAGCCCGAGGAGTTGATACCAAACCACTTGCGAAAGCGCTCGGTGATTCGTACGACTCTGATCCTACTCGCAGGATTGAGCAAATGCTTCGACTAGAAACCGCGACAGCCGATAATGGAAAGCCAGACTCAGCAGACAATGGACCCGTGTCTGATCTCAACCCGTCCACAAAGGCCGCTGAAAAGCTCCACGGCTCGTTGCTCGCCCAGACTATTCTCACAGCCCCTGGGGCATTGAGCGAACTAGTATTCTCGAGTCTCCTTGCATTATCACCTGAGGTTCTTCTAAGTATATGCAAAGATCCAACGGCCTCGCGAGTCGTCCAACAAGCCCTCACATCTCCCGCATCCACCCCTCAATTCCGTCGACAGTTCATTACTCGATTTACGGGTCACTTGAATGAGCTTGCACTTGACAGCAGTGGATCTCATGTGGTTGATGCGCTGTGGCCGGCAACCAAGGATATATACTTCGTCAAAGAGAGAATGGCGCAAGAGTTGGCAACAAATGAACTGGCCCTTCGGGACTCCTTCGTCGGGCGTGCCGTTTGGAGAAACTGGGCCATGGATCTCTATAAGCGCCGGCGGGGTGAGTGGGCAGCCAAAGCAAAGGGGAGGGACACGAGCAGCAACGACTCTGGGGAAAAGCCGAAGTCGCGCATTGAGATGGCGCGTGCCAGGTTTGCCAAACAGAACGAACCTTCAACCGGCGCGAATGCAGTGGCTGCAAAGCAATAG
- a CDS encoding pyridoxal phosphate-dependent decarboxylase family protein (COG:E;~EggNog:ENOG410PJ7Y;~InterPro:IPR015424,IPR002129,IPR015421;~PFAM:PF00282;~go_function: GO:0003824 - catalytic activity [Evidence IEA];~go_function: GO:0016831 - carboxy-lyase activity [Evidence IEA];~go_function: GO:0030170 - pyridoxal phosphate binding [Evidence IEA];~go_process: GO:0019752 - carboxylic acid metabolic process [Evidence IEA]), with protein sequence MATTSPTSRADEVQNLLSAVQDLLIPFIRAADDDDLGPKTQKNGVSTSSGTNGHHTIVGSSLVDYKKPEELQNILQLRLPQQGTGQDGLIDILRNILRYSVNTWHQGFLDKLYASTNAPGVASELILAALNTNVHVYQVSPALSVIEKYTGQQLAALFGFTGPRAGGISVQGGSASNTTSIVIARNNLYPSTKSDGNGDYKFVLFTSAHGHYSIEKAAQMLGLGSNAVWSVPIDKEGRMIASELEKLVQKAWSENRTPFYVNATAGTTVMGSFDPFEDIAAICKKYNLWLHIDGSWGGSFAFSQRQRHKLAGAEKANSIAINPHKMLGVPVTCSFLLAADLRQFHRANTLPAGYLFHNGEEDNEDADTAANGIEGPSELDSESPEIWDLADLTLQCGRRADSLKLFLSWTYYGTSGYERQIDTACEIAAYLATLIQDNPNFILLSQNPPPCLQVCFYYAPGGNLLHPRVASVVSDENKRAKANSKVTEQITHAIVGRGFMVDYAPPSGDENAVGDGKFFRCVVNVQTARETIEGLVKAIEDVAPGIVDGLKAEEALLPKRRPGERGHGPVVHRV encoded by the exons ATGGCTACGACTTCACCCACAAGTCGCGCAGATGAAGTACAAAAT CTTCTTAGCGCAGTCCAAGATCTTTTAATTCCCTTTATCCGTgcagccgacgatgacgaccttGGCCCGAAAACGCAGAAAAACGGAGTCAGTACGAGTAGCGGAACTAACGGACATCACACAATAGTTGGGTCATCGTTGGTAGACTACAAGAAGCCTGAAGAGCTACAAAATATCCTGCAATTGAGGCTCCCGCAGCAAGGTACCGGACAAGACGGCCTGATCGATATCCTCCGCAACATTCTCCGCTACTCGGTCAATACCTGGCACCAAGGGTTCCTAGACAAGCTCTATGCTTCAACAAATGCTCCTGGTGTGGCCTCCGAGCTCATTCTCGCGGCGTTGAACACAAACGTTCACGTCTATCAAGTCTCGCCTGCCCTATCTGTCATTGAGAAGTATACTGGACAGCAGCTGGCTGCGCTCTTTGGGTTTACTGGACCGCGCGCTGGTGGGATCTCAGTGCAAGGTGGTTCGGCATCGAACACAACGTCCATCGTCATCGCGCGCAATAATCTATACCCCAGTACGAAAAGCGACGGCAATGGCGATTATAAATTTGTCCTTTTCACTAGTGCCCACGGGCATTATAGCATCGAGAAGGCGGCCCAGATGTTAGGACTGGGCAGCAATGCGGTCTGGTCAGTTCCAATCGACAAGGAAGGACGAATGATCGCCTCtgagttggagaagttggtgCAGAAGGCATGGAGCGAGAACCGCACACCGTTTTACGTCAACGCAACCGCTGGTACAACAGTCATGGGCTCCTTCGACCCCTTCGAGGACATTGCAGCAATTTGCAAGAAATACAACCTGTGGCTGCATATAGACGGCTCCTGGGGCGGCTCGTTCGCCTTCTCCCAACGTCAACGACACAAGCTCGCTGGTGCAGAGAAAGCAAACAGCATTGCCATCAACCCACACAAGATGCTTGGGGTACCAGTAACCTGTTCCTTCCTACTTGCCGCCGACTTGCGACAGTTCCACCGCGCCAATACCCTTCCTGCAGGGTATCTCTTCCACAacggggaggaagataatgAGGATGCAGACACGGCCGCAAACGGTATAGAAGGCCCATCCGAGCTAGACTCCGAGTCGCCAGAAATCTGGGACCTTGCAGACCTCACCCTCCAATGCGGTCGACGAGCAGACTCCCTGAAGCTCTTTCTCAGCTGGACATACTACGGCACATCCGGGTACGAGCGCCAAATAGACACAGCCTGCGAAATAGCTGCATACCTCGCGACCTTGATCCAAGACAACCCGAACTTCATACTTCTTAGCCAGAACCCCCCTCCATGTCTCCAGGTTTGCTTCTACTACGCTCCTGGTGGAAATCTATTACACCCGCGAGTAGCAAGTGTCGTATCCGATGAAAACAAGCGGGCGAAGGCGAACAGCAAGGTTACCGAGCAGATCACACATGCAATTGTTGGGCGGGGATTTATGGTTGATTATGCGCCTCCTAGCGGGGATGAAAATgcggttggggatgggaaatTCTTCCGGTGTGTTGTTAATGTCCAGACGGCGAGGGAGACGATTGAAGGGCTGGTgaaggccattgaagatGTTGCTCCGGGAATTGTGGATGGACTCAAGGCGGAGGAAGCATTActgccgaagaggaggcctGGGGAGCGAGGGCATGGACCTGTTGTTCATCGTGTATAA
- a CDS encoding RINT-1 family protein (COG:D,U;~EggNog:ENOG410PI2T;~InterPro:IPR042044,IPR007528;~PFAM:PF04437;~go_component: GO:0005783 - endoplasmic reticulum [Evidence IEA];~go_process: GO:0048193 - Golgi vesicle transport [Evidence IEA]) — protein MANPLSTLSTHERTRVEDYLNDKIQTSADFESLESLLSTLRAQHELQRKQLAEAQEALSNATQTSNDHVETIRKRAEAFNDQQADIDRRLRALTGTDASDEAAERFEASIQKLRRLELSRGYVTLLKDAEELSKEALRNINSEPRAAIASYSRLRNIVDSLNEAQPAAEGASPHLVDYVGRLASKLREHMKTEFTTRFRVTLEQMKWPSKDLEFPESLRQQWADNVELLLELQIPELENHDSASHKSVQPPVLFPLEAMVHPLELRFKYHFSGDKPTNRLDKPEYFLAHTTDLLNSFGSFFTSFLQPIFDQKSLVVGDQLAWNFLDASDAYITALLPMLRHKISTYLPHISTHPQLLSHFVHELMNYDNDIREAWNYLPDPYSQEDWRGLTWEVLSKEGWFDRWLQVEKDFALARYKEIVDTPDSGHIDYEGVEVSATKPTKAAIRVNDLLETITERYQPLLSFSQKLRFLIDIQITLFDQFHERLHSALEAYLAMTSTIGRTVQGADGQASVEGIAGLERLCRVFGSAEYLEKKMEDWSNEVFFVELWSELQERVKQNRDGGRNVAGSMSVADVASRTSPAVNNGHGGGSPDDNPEGALFDETASAYRRLRLRSESIITSTVTSSVRSALKSYSRVSTWATISAPASPATGSLAPTADLAPAMRTLSTTISFLSRALGVAPLRRIVRQVLLSTQTYIWSNVLMRNTFSTSGAAQLASDIAHLHSVVDVALGSAVQAGGSKSIVQKLDEGLVLLNLESQTPKTDDQAGFSTEAVTGKGLGLWGVEKRLFKDNESAREMLAELGIETLTESEARSVLEKRVEIGN, from the exons ATGGCAAATCCGCTGTCTACTTTGTCAACGCATGAGCGGACCAGGGTAGAGGACTATCTCAACGACAAGATACAGACCTCTGCCGATTTCGAAAGCCTTGAGTCGCTACTTTCTACGTTGCGGGCACAGCATGAGCTCCAGCGGAAGCAG ttagcTGAAGCACAGGAGGCTCTCTCCAATGCCACCCAAACCTCTAATGACCATGTCGAGACAATCCGCAAACGAGCTGAAGCCTTCAATGACCAGCAAGCCGATATCGACCGACGACTAAGGGCTTTGACGGGGACCGATGCCAGCGATGAGGCGGCGGAACGCTTTGAAGCCAGTATTCAGAAATTGCGAAGGCTTGAATTATCGAGAGGCTATGTCACGCTGTTgaaggatgcggaggaatTGAG TAAGGAAGCACTACGGAATATAAATTCTGAGCCTCGAGCGGCAATCGCGTCATATTCTCGCCTGCGAAATATCGTGGATTCGTTAAACGAGGCCCAGCCAGCTGCCGAAGGTGCAAGTCCGCATCTAGTGGACTACGTTGGGAGACTGGCGTCCAAACTCAGAGAACACATGAAAACCGAGTTTACAACGCGCTTCAGGGTAACTCTAGAGCAGATGAAATGGCCGTCCAAAGATCTGGAATTTCCCGAAAGCCTCAGACAACAGTGGGCTGACAATGTTGAGCTGCTCCTTGAGCTGCAGATCCC GGAACTCGAGAACCACGACTCTGCGAGCCATAAGAGTGTCCAGCCGCCTGTTTTGTTTCCATTGGAAGCCATGGTGCATCCTTTGGAACTTCGGTTCAAATACCATTTTAGTGGCGATAAGCCAACAAACAGACTTGACAAA CCCGAATACTTCCTTGCGCATACGACGGATCTGCTGAACAGCTTCGGCAGTTTCTTCACTTCATTCCTTCAACCCATATTTGACCAGAAGTCGCTGGTTGTGGGAGATCAACTGGCATGGAACTTTCTCGATGCCTCCGATGCCTATATCACCGCACTTTTACCAATGCTGAGGCATAAAATATCAACATACCTTCCTCATATTTCTACCCACCCTCAACTACTCAGCCATTTCGTTCATGAATTGATGAATTATGATAATGACATTCGTGAAGCCTGGAACTACTTGCCCGACCCTTACTCGCAAGAAGATTGGAGGGGACTTACATGGGAGGTGCTGTCTAAGGAAGGATGGTTCGACCGGTGGCTACAGGTCGAGAAAGACTTTGCACTAGCCCGTTACAAAGAAATCGTGGATACACCAGACAGCGGCCACATCGACTACGAAGGGGTTGAGGTATCTGCAACCAAGCCCACTAAAGCTGCTATCCGCGTGAACGACCTTTTGGAAACAATCACCGAACGATATCAACCACTGTTATCCTTCAGCCAGAAGCTACGGTTTTTGATAGATATCCAGATCACATTATTCGACCAATTCCACGAACGCCTGCATTCTGCTCTCGAAGCTTATCTTGCGATGACCTCAACAATTGGACGCACTGTGCAGGGCGCAGACGGACAAGCAAGTGTCGAGGGAATTGCTGGGCTTGAGCGCTTGTGTAGAGTCTTCGGGAGCGCGGAATATCTCgaaaagaagatggaggacTGGAGCAACGAAGTCTTCTTTGTGGAGCTCTGGTCTGAACTTCAAGAGCGCGTGAAGCAGAATAGAGATGGCGGGAGGAATGTCGCCGGGTCTATGTCAGTCGCCGATGTTGCATCACGTACTTCTCCGGCCGTGAacaatggccatggtgggggCTCTCCAGACGACAATCCGGAAGGAGCTCTGTTCGATGAGACCGCGTCGGCATATCGTCGTCTGAGATTACGTTCGGAGTCCATAATTACCTCAACCGTAACGTCCAGCGTGCGGTCGGCTCTAAAATCCTACTCTCGCGTGTCCACTTGGGCAACAATCTCTGCGCCCGCCAGCCCTGCAACTGGGTCCCTAGCTCCAACTGCGGATCTAGCACCGGCTATGCGTACTCTTTCTACCACAATCTCGTTTCTTTCTCGTGCGTTAGGGGTCGCGCCACTCCGTCGAATCGTTCGCCAGGTTCTTCTCTCAACCCAAACTTATATCTGGTCCAATGTACTTATGAGAAACACATTCTCTACTTCCGGCGCCGCCCAGCTGGCAAGTGACATAGCCCATCTGCACAGCGTCGTGGACGTAGCTCTCGGTTCCGCAGTCCAAGCAGGAGGCTCAAAATCTATTGTGCAAAAGCTGGATGAGggtcttgtccttctcaatctcgaatCACAAACACCCAAAACCGACGACCAAGCTGGTTTTTCTACAGAGGCCGTAACCGGCAAAGGCCTGGGGCTCTGGGGAGTTGAAAAGAGACTTTTCAAAGACAACGAGAGCGCGAGAGAGATGCTTGCAGAGTTGGGTATTGAGACTTTGACAGAGTCGGAGGCGAGGAGTGTTCTGGAGAAGCGCGTGGAGATCGGGAACTAG
- a CDS encoding putative DNA ligase I (COG:L;~EggNog:ENOG410PJZ1;~InterPro:IPR012308,IPR012309,IPR036599,IPR012310, IPR016059,IPR000977,IPR012340;~PFAM:PF04675,PF01068,PF04679;~go_function: GO:0003677 - DNA binding [Evidence IEA];~go_function: GO:0003909 - DNA ligase activity [Evidence IEA];~go_function: GO:0003910 - DNA ligase (ATP) activity [Evidence IEA];~go_function: GO:0005524 - ATP binding [Evidence IEA];~go_process: GO:0006281 - DNA repair [Evidence IEA];~go_process: GO:0006310 - DNA recombination [Evidence IEA];~go_process: GO:0051103 - DNA ligation involved in DNA repair [Evidence IEA];~go_process: GO:0071897 - DNA biosynthetic process [Evidence IEA]) — MSSPAKKRKRDVHVQPTRSIASFFQGQAAKKAEKPEPASSSEDTKHSLSDEALARKLQAEWNNEETAATPETVPPSEPTAESPSPEDNREQNKAKAKGVLSLQSSSGTEDPTSLSVPFDQSPLVFDSLKYARELKAHWSIEGGNASYALLTRAFILANATTSRIKIVDILVNFLRVLIEGDPSSVLPAVWLATNSISPPYHELELGLGGSSISKAFKKIYGLNSQGLKSLYDKLGDAGDVAFEAKKRQSFTLVKPRPLSIKGVYQSLTKIAMSKGSGSQENKQRIVEKLLQDTRGAEESRYIVRTLVQNLRIGAVKTTMLIALARAFLLSKPEGAGFVVYSQGYLTGLRKDELTDTYGNAEELVKASYARHPSYNDLVPCLLEIGVTEELLIRCGLQLHVPLMPMLGSITRDLSEMLTKLQGRDFTCEFKYDGQRAQVHCDETGEVSIFSRHLEQMTEKYPDLVSLVPQIRGEGVSSFILEGEVVAVDGDGELQAFQVLTNRAKKNVEVGAIKINVCLFAFDLMYLNGTPLLDRPLRERRGLLRSLFVEIANRFTWVKSLDATSADSEAVLEFFKGATENKCEGIMVKVLDNAPATNGPVLLPTNPNASDTSDMPNTPAEASSIKPSKRGRRKALLSSYEPDKRLESWLKVKKDYSASSETLDLIPVAAWHGNGRKAKWWSPILLAVRNPETGSLEAVTKCMSGFSDKFYQANKDKYEEGTPNVISRPSYVEYNSEPDVWFEPQEVWEIAFADITLSPTYPAAIGLVSDERGLSLRFPRFLKVREDKSIDEASTSDYLALLYRKQSDRAKAEETANADQIADLDDQNP; from the coding sequence ATGTCTAGCCCCGCCAAAAAGCGCAAGAGGGATGTCCACGTCCAACCCACTCGCAGCATAGCATCATTCTTCCAGGGCCAAGCGGCAAAAAAGGCTGAGAAACCGGAGccagcctcttcctcggaagACACCAAACATAGCCTGTCCGACGAAGCTCTTGCTCGGAAGCTTCAAGCTGAATGGAACAACGAAGAAACCGCCGCAACCCCCGAGACCGTGCCTCCATCCGAACCGACCGCTGAATCTCCGTCTCCAGAGGATAATCGAGAACAAAAcaaggcgaaggcgaagggtGTGCTTTCACTGCAATCTTCTTCTGGTACAGAAGACCCGACATCTCTCTCTGTCCCTTTCGACCAAAGTCCTCTGGTATTCGATTCCTTGAAGTATGCTCGGGAGTTGAAAGCACATTGGTCGATAGAGGGCGGCAACGCTTCGTACGCCCTCCTTACTAGAGCCTTCATTCTCGCAAACGCAACTACAAGCCGCATAAAGATCGTTGATATCTTAGTCAACTTCCTTCGTGTTCTCATTGAAGGAGATCCGTCCAGCGTGCTTCCCGCAGTATGGCTCGCAACAAACTCCATATCGCCGCCTTATCACGAACTCGAGCTCGGTCTTGGCGGGTCCTCCATATCGAAAGCTTTCAAGAAGATATACGGCTTAAACAGCCAGGGCCTCAAGTCTTTGTACGATAAGCTTGGGGATGCCGGTGATGTGGCCTTCGAGGCGAAAAAAAGGCAGAGCTTCACCTTAGTCAAGCCCAGACCATTGAGTATAAAAGGTGTCTATCAATCTCTTACAAAAATTGCCATGAGCAAAGGCAGCGGAAGCCAGGAAAATAAACAACGTATCGTTGAGAAGCTACTGCAAGACACTCGAGGAGCGGAAGAAAGTCGATACATTGTCAGGACCCTCGTTCAGAATCTACGCATTGGCGCCGTGAAGACGACAATGCTCATCGCGCTCGCAAGGGCCTTCTTACTCTCCAAACCCGAAGGTGCAGGCTTCGTTGTTTATTCCCAGGGATATTTAACAGGTCTCAGGAAAGACGAACTCACAGATACATACGGAAACGCAGAGGAGCTGGTCAAAGCTTCCTATGCTAGACACCCAAGCTACAACGACCTTGTTCCCTGTCTGCTTGAAATCGGAGTCACTGAGGAACTTCTCATCCGGTGTGGACTACAGCTCCATGTCCCGCTTATGCCAATGTTAGGTAGTATTACTCGAGACCTCTCGGAGATGTTGACCAAACTTCAAGGGCGAGATTTTACCTGCGAGTTCAAATACGATGGTCAACGTGCCCAAGTGCATTGTGATGAAACAGGCGAAGTCTCGATATTTTCACGACATTTGGAGCAGATGACGGAAAAATATCCTGATCTTGTGTCTCTTGTACCGCAAATACGCGGAGAGGGTGTTTCCAGCTTCATTTTAGAAGGCGAAGTGGTTGCCGTagatggcgatggggagCTTCAGGCCTTCCAGGTTCTCACCAATCGAGCGAAGAAGAACGTTGAAGTAGGTGCCATCAAGATAAATGTGTGCCTTTTTGCGTTCGATTTGATGTATTTGAATGGCACACCTCTCCTGGACCGGCCATTGCGTGAGCGAAGGGGGCTGCTACGAAGCCTCTTCGTGGAGATTGCGAACCGATTTACCTGGGTCAAAAGCCTTGATGCCACGTCAGCGGACTCTGAAGCGGTTTTGGAATTTTTCAAGGGAGCGACTGAGAACAAGTGCGAGGGTATAATGGTCAAGGTCTTGGACAATGCACCTGCCACGAATGGTCCAGTACTGTTGCCGACCAATCCCAATGCTTCTGACACGTCCGACATGCCAAACACGCCCGCGGAAGCCAGCAGCATCAAACCATCAAAGCGCGGCCGTCGAAAGGCGTTATTGTCCTCGTATGAGCCGGACAAACGGCTGGAGTCCTGGCTTAAAGTGAAGAAGGATTACAGTGCCTCATCAGAGACATTGGACCTAATTCCCGTGGCTGCGTGGCATGGTAATGGCCGAAAAGCCAAATGGTGGTCCCCTATTCTCCTCGCGGTCCGCAACCCTGAAACCGGAAGTTTAGAAGCCGTGACAAAGTGCATGTCCGGCTTTAGTGATAAATTCTACCAGGCGAACAAGGACAAATATGAAGAGGGGACCCCAAATGTGATATCCCGACCAAGCTATGTTGAGTATAACAGTGAGCCGGACGTGTGGTTTGAACCACAGGAGGTATGGGAAATAGCATTCGCAGATATCACCCTCAGCCCGACCTATCCCGCTGCTATTGGTTTGGTGAGCGATGAACGGGGCCTTAGCCTCCGGTTTCCCCGTTTCTTAAAAGTCCGGGAGGACAAATCCATCGATGAGGCCTCTACGTCAGACTATCTTGCACTACTGTATAGGAAGCAGTCGGATCGTGCAAAGGCTGAGGAGACTGCAAACGCAGATCAAattgcggatttggatgacCAGAACCCATAA